Below is a window of Aerococcus viridans DNA.
TGGCTTACGCTTTCAATGTCAGATGTCGAACCAGTTAAGGTGACAGAATCTTGGCTTAAGGTCACATCTGTAATTTCGTAACCATCCGCAACTGCAGATTCATTAGACATTTCCACTTGGACAGGGTATTCAGTTGTTTGTAGCGAATCGATTGAAATATTGACGCTTGAAGGAGAAATCTCATAAGACACGGATTCTGAAACATTTTCCAATTGTAATTGAATGTAATGAGACCCTTCCCCTAAATTGGTTAAGTCTTCTGTGATGACGCGGAAGTCATCGGCTTCAAGTGTTTGTTCAATTAAGTTTTTTGGTCCAGATAAACTGACAGAAACGGTATCTGGTAGACCAGTGACGTAATACGCATCCACGTTTCCATCTATATAAACAGGCACGTTATAAATCGTTTCCGTTGTCGCTTCGCTGACATTTTGGAAGAAACTCACTGGGTTTTCTGAATACTGCTCAGCCTTCACGTATACAAACATTAAGATAGATAAGAAGAGCGATAAAATTAACAGGGCAATTCGATTGTTGTAAAACTTATTGATCATCTGACTTGCCACCTCCTGTTAATTGGTTAAACCAGTTAGTTAAGAAGTTATCATTCGCTTCCTCATCAGTAGTGTTGATGAAATTGTCCGCTAGAATGGTGTACAACTCATCTTGACTAAGGTCGCGGGTAATCTCGCCACGTTCAGTAATTGAAACACCACCTGTTTCTTCTGAGACGACGATTGTGATGGCATCTGTAACTTCACTTAAGCCGACAGCAGCCCGGTGTCTAGTCCCTAATTCTTTAGGAATCTCTGAGTTTTCTGAAAGCGGCAGGTAAGAAGCGGCAGAAGCAATTTCTAAATCTTGAATAATCACGGCACCATCATGTAGGGGCGTATTTGGGATGAAAATGTTAATCAATAATTGAGATGATATGGCTGAATCTAATCGAATCCCAGTAGCTGCATATTCATTTAAGGGGTGTGAACGTTGTAGGGAAATTAAAGCACCAATCCGTCGTTTACCCATGTATTCGCAAGCTTCAACTAAATCGCGCACCATTTTTTCGTTTGGATTGCGGGCCCCAGCCTCACGTTTACCAGCAAAGAATTGTTGTCCCAAATGATCTAATCCTCGTCTGATTTCAGGTTGGAAAATGACAATCGCACCAACGACAGACCATTGGATAATATTGTTCATGATCCAATCTACCGTCTTCAACTGGAAGAGGGTGGAAATAATTTTAATCAGCAAGAAGATGAAAACCCCGTTCAAAATATTGAAGGCTTTCGTATTCTTTAGGATCTTCAAGAGCTGGTAGATAAACAACCAAACAATCAAAATATCAATTAGATTGAAAACATTCGTCCAGGAAATAATACCAGACCAATCTATTTGCATGCGTCTATCCTCCATTCTAAGTTTTTCACTATAAAGTATACCATATCAGCCTTTTATCGATAGAAACTTAAGACACATTTCCCAAAAATGTTTATAATGGTAGAAACAAGTAAACTGGAGTGAAGGAGGGATGGCATGTTACTTGGACAATTGATTATGGATGCGAGACAAGTTACTCGAAAAGAATGCAAGCGGCTATTGAAAGATGGCCATGTCACCGTTGACGGCCAAGTTGTCACACAATTCGCCACCGTTGTTGATCCCAGCTGGCAAGAAATTACCGTCGACCAAGTAGTAATTGATCGCCATTTTGGCCATACCTATTACTTGGTCCATAAACCCAAAGGCTACCTGTCAGCCAATAAAGACCAACAATACCCAACGGTCATTGACCTGATTCAACCAGCAG
It encodes the following:
- the cdaA gene encoding diadenylate cyclase CdaA; the protein is MQIDWSGIISWTNVFNLIDILIVWLFIYQLLKILKNTKAFNILNGVFIFLLIKIISTLFQLKTVDWIMNNIIQWSVVGAIVIFQPEIRRGLDHLGQQFFAGKREAGARNPNEKMVRDLVEACEYMGKRRIGALISLQRSHPLNEYAATGIRLDSAISSQLLINIFIPNTPLHDGAVIIQDLEIASAASYLPLSENSEIPKELGTRHRAAVGLSEVTDAITIVVSEETGGVSITERGEITRDLSQDELYTILADNFINTTDEEANDNFLTNWFNQLTGGGKSDDQ